The following proteins come from a genomic window of Paenibacillus sp. CAA11:
- a CDS encoding cupredoxin domain-containing protein has product MLIFLLAACGNVAQSPNNETPASKKDAAEAELVIKASNYQFDQQAYHVKKGVPVQITLENVDGNHGVNIDRLDVHLDRKHSSAVVTPTETGQYDIACSIPCGPGHKMMKAVLYVE; this is encoded by the coding sequence ATGCTTATATTCCTGCTTGCCGCTTGCGGTAATGTTGCTCAGTCGCCGAATAACGAGACCCCAGCTTCGAAGAAGGATGCCGCAGAAGCCGAATTGGTAATCAAAGCCTCGAACTATCAATTCGATCAGCAAGCGTACCATGTAAAAAAAGGGGTTCCTGTTCAAATCACCTTGGAAAACGTTGACGGTAACCACGGAGTTAACATTGACCGCTTGGACGTTCACCTCGACCGCAAACACAGCTCGGCCGTCGTCACTCCAACCGAGACCGGCCAATATGATATCGCCTGCTCTATCCCTTGCGGACCAGGGCATAAGATGATGAAAGCTGTTCTGTATGTGGAATAG
- a CDS encoding Lrp/AsnC family transcriptional regulator produces MKEVSELKRKVLDLLREDARYTPELLATMLGVTAEEVKKAIAELEEDHIIVKYATAINESKLDDEKVTSLIEVQITPERGRGFDAIAERVYLFPQVKSVYLMSGAYDLLVEVEGRNLKEVASFVSDKLSTLESVLSTKTHFILKKYKQDGVIFEDHEEDHRLMISP; encoded by the coding sequence ATGAAAGAAGTGAGCGAACTGAAGAGAAAGGTGCTGGATCTCCTGAGAGAGGATGCCAGATATACGCCGGAGCTGCTGGCAACCATGCTGGGAGTTACTGCAGAGGAAGTAAAGAAGGCGATAGCTGAGCTTGAAGAGGACCATATCATTGTAAAGTATGCGACAGCCATTAATGAAAGCAAACTGGATGATGAGAAAGTAACCTCTCTCATTGAGGTACAAATCACACCTGAGCGCGGGCGGGGATTTGACGCGATTGCTGAGCGGGTTTACTTGTTCCCTCAGGTGAAATCCGTATATCTTATGTCCGGTGCCTATGATCTTCTTGTTGAAGTGGAAGGCCGTAATCTGAAGGAGGTAGCGAGCTTTGTTTCTGACAAATTGTCTACCTTAGAGTCGGTTCTTTCAACCAAAACGCACTTTATTCTTAAAAAATATAAACAGGACGGAGTTATCTTCGAAGATCATGAAGAGGATCACCGTCTGATGATTTCTCCGTAA
- a CDS encoding endonuclease MutS2: MDQKILRTMDYPKIIDSLIQFAQTQPGKTLAGQLAPVADLEDVKRLLQATDEAYKVDRLKGSPPFGGIVDIVPAVKRARIGGTLSPSELYGIAATLFGGRRISKYIEGVHEEDPVELLSRLTEELSDQKALENSIKRCIDENGEVLDSASSELSQVRRELRGGEARIREKLEGMIRSSTASKMLQEQLITIRNDRFVIPVKSEYRSYFGGIVHDQSGSGATLFIEPESIVAMNNKLRETKLREEREIEVILQKLTALVGEQAELLLFDADVLAQLDFIFAKGRLAHVMKATLPRMNDRGFLKLKKGRHPLIPMEQVVPIDVELGNQYTSIIVTGPNTGGKTVSLKTIGLLSLMAMSGLFVPAEDGSQLCVFDAIYADIGDEQSIEQNLSTFSSHMTNIISILKQMSPKSLVLLDELGAGTDPAEGSALAIAILEHIHALGCRMVATTHYSELKAYAYERKGVINASMEFDVNTLSPTYRLLIGVPGRSNAFAIAERLGLSADILEFARGEVKEEDLRVENMIASLEENRLGAEQERESAEKLRREMEELRKRHEQELEKLEQQRDKRLEKAEDEARQIIEKARQESEKIIEDLRRLAQEEGAAVKQHKLIEARKALEEAEPKQRKKAPAVRKALKEKAIEPGDEVSVYSLNQKGHVVEIAGKEAVVQLGIMKMKVSMDDLELIKQQPAAKPAQRSVTNLKRTRDDSIRSELDLRGSNLEEALIEVDRFLDEAFLGNLGQVYIIHGKGTGVLRTGIQDYLRRHKHVKSYRLGNYGEGGAGVTVAELK, translated from the coding sequence TTGGATCAGAAAATTTTACGAACGATGGATTATCCTAAAATCATAGATAGTCTTATCCAATTTGCGCAGACACAGCCAGGCAAGACGCTGGCCGGTCAGCTTGCTCCTGTTGCCGATCTGGAAGATGTTAAGCGGCTTCTTCAAGCAACGGATGAGGCTTATAAAGTGGATCGGCTTAAGGGATCTCCTCCTTTTGGAGGTATTGTAGATATCGTGCCGGCGGTTAAGCGGGCCCGAATTGGAGGCACTTTAAGCCCAAGCGAGCTTTATGGGATTGCTGCAACCTTATTTGGTGGGCGCAGAATTAGTAAATATATCGAGGGTGTACATGAGGAGGATCCGGTGGAGCTGCTGTCCCGGCTTACGGAAGAACTGAGTGACCAGAAGGCCCTTGAGAATTCCATCAAACGGTGTATCGACGAGAACGGAGAGGTTCTGGACTCGGCGAGCTCGGAACTGAGTCAAGTCCGCAGAGAATTAAGAGGCGGTGAGGCCAGAATCCGCGAGAAGCTGGAGGGCATGATCCGTTCGAGCACGGCCTCCAAAATGCTGCAAGAGCAGCTGATTACCATTCGGAATGACCGCTTTGTTATCCCTGTAAAATCAGAATATCGTTCTTACTTTGGCGGTATTGTTCATGACCAATCGGGTTCGGGAGCGACCCTGTTTATTGAACCCGAATCCATTGTAGCTATGAATAACAAGCTGCGTGAGACCAAGCTGAGAGAAGAGCGGGAGATTGAGGTTATTCTGCAGAAGCTGACGGCACTTGTAGGAGAACAGGCAGAACTGCTGCTGTTTGATGCGGATGTCCTTGCACAGCTGGATTTTATTTTTGCAAAAGGGCGGCTGGCCCACGTCATGAAAGCGACTTTGCCGCGTATGAATGATCGCGGATTTCTGAAGCTGAAGAAGGGGAGACATCCGTTGATTCCTATGGAGCAGGTGGTTCCGATTGATGTCGAGCTCGGGAATCAGTATACCTCTATCATTGTGACAGGGCCGAATACCGGGGGGAAGACAGTCTCGCTCAAGACGATCGGGCTGCTGAGCCTTATGGCAATGTCCGGGTTATTCGTCCCCGCAGAGGATGGGAGCCAGCTATGCGTATTTGACGCAATCTATGCGGATATTGGGGATGAGCAAAGTATCGAGCAGAACCTCAGTACCTTTTCCAGCCATATGACCAATATTATCTCTATTCTGAAGCAGATGTCACCTAAGAGCCTTGTGCTTCTGGATGAGCTTGGAGCGGGAACTGATCCTGCTGAAGGCTCTGCTTTGGCTATTGCCATTTTGGAGCACATTCATGCCTTGGGCTGCCGCATGGTCGCAACCACCCATTACAGTGAGTTGAAGGCCTATGCCTATGAGCGCAAAGGTGTTATTAATGCGAGTATGGAGTTTGATGTGAATACGCTTAGCCCGACTTATCGTCTGCTAATCGGGGTGCCGGGACGAAGCAACGCCTTTGCTATAGCGGAGCGTCTAGGTCTGTCCGCTGATATCCTAGAGTTTGCACGCGGGGAAGTGAAGGAAGAGGACTTACGCGTTGAGAATATGATTGCATCCCTGGAAGAGAATCGACTTGGAGCAGAGCAGGAGCGTGAATCGGCCGAGAAGCTGCGTCGTGAAATGGAGGAGCTGCGCAAGCGCCATGAACAAGAGCTGGAGAAGCTGGAGCAGCAGCGGGATAAGCGCTTGGAGAAGGCTGAGGACGAGGCGCGGCAAATTATCGAGAAGGCCAGACAAGAATCCGAGAAGATCATTGAGGATTTGAGAAGGCTAGCTCAAGAGGAAGGAGCCGCAGTCAAACAGCATAAGCTGATTGAAGCTCGCAAAGCGCTGGAAGAGGCTGAGCCTAAACAGCGCAAGAAAGCACCTGCTGTACGCAAGGCGCTGAAAGAGAAGGCTATTGAACCAGGGGACGAAGTATCTGTTTACAGCCTGAATCAGAAGGGGCATGTCGTGGAAATTGCCGGCAAGGAGGCGGTTGTTCAGCTAGGGATCATGAAGATGAAGGTTTCGATGGATGATTTAGAGCTGATTAAGCAGCAGCCGGCTGCCAAACCGGCCCAGCGTTCGGTTACTAATTTAAAGCGTACACGCGATGATTCCATCCGCAGTGAGCTTGACCTCAGAGGCTCTAACTTGGAAGAAGCGTTGATCGAAGTGGACCGCTTCCTGGATGAAGCCTTCTTGGGCAATCTGGGCCAGGTTTATATCATTCACGGCAAAGGTACAGGAGTGCTGCGAACAGGGATTCAGGACTATTTGCGCAGACATAAGCATGTGAAGAGCTACCGTCTAGGCAACTATGGGGAAGGCGGTGCCGGGGTAACGGTCGCTGAGCTGAAATAA
- a CDS encoding MFS transporter, giving the protein MARKAVLNHQSILLLIVNGLFVLAGALSGTFLNVYLWRTRPDFAMIGWFTFSQQLALGLTFWLAGKWVKEKDKMIFLRLGILVSGVFYLLVLWAGPATVHLIWPLGLLFGIGSGLFWLAFNVVYFEVTDVGTRDLFNGWVGILGSVIGLFGPWASGWILSSMKDVHGYRVIFIASLVIYTLGVLLSLKLKKRKREGSYDWKLPLTLFRRGNPWRQAGTASMAHGIREGVFSFLLNLLVFISTSKEWRLGQFSFAVSFVSLITFWLAGKFFKQKYRYYGMLIGAICLLLTGIPLLWKVNYGTLLTLGIGSAFFMPLYLLPMISSVFDLIGKSDEDVENRVELVVVRELSMMVGRLLGTLLFILCLGFRPQMQALTWLMFLVGASPLLSWLFLRKLLRKFKSPAMPQRTS; this is encoded by the coding sequence TTGGCTAGAAAGGCTGTTTTGAATCATCAATCCATCCTGCTGCTGATCGTTAACGGGCTTTTTGTGCTTGCCGGAGCCTTGTCGGGAACCTTTTTAAATGTTTATTTGTGGCGGACACGGCCGGACTTTGCCATGATCGGATGGTTTACCTTCAGTCAGCAGCTTGCTTTAGGATTAACCTTTTGGCTGGCCGGTAAATGGGTGAAGGAAAAGGACAAGATGATCTTCCTCAGACTCGGTATTTTGGTATCAGGGGTGTTCTATTTGCTTGTGCTGTGGGCTGGACCGGCAACAGTTCATTTAATTTGGCCGCTCGGGCTACTGTTTGGGATTGGTTCGGGACTGTTCTGGCTTGCCTTTAATGTGGTTTATTTCGAGGTGACGGATGTTGGCACGCGGGACTTGTTCAACGGCTGGGTAGGTATTCTTGGTTCGGTCATTGGCTTGTTTGGACCTTGGGCCTCAGGATGGATCTTATCCAGTATGAAGGATGTGCACGGGTATAGGGTAATCTTTATAGCTTCTTTAGTGATCTATACGTTAGGTGTACTGCTTAGTCTTAAACTGAAGAAGCGCAAACGTGAAGGCTCCTACGACTGGAAGCTGCCGCTGACCTTGTTCCGCAGAGGCAATCCGTGGAGGCAGGCGGGTACAGCCTCTATGGCTCATGGAATTCGGGAAGGTGTTTTCTCTTTTCTTCTGAATCTGCTCGTATTTATAAGCACCTCTAAGGAGTGGAGATTGGGGCAATTCTCCTTTGCTGTTTCCTTCGTATCCCTCATCACCTTTTGGCTGGCCGGAAAATTTTTCAAACAGAAATACAGATATTATGGGATGTTGATTGGGGCGATCTGCCTCCTGCTGACAGGTATACCTCTGCTATGGAAGGTGAATTACGGAACATTGCTTACGCTTGGGATCGGTTCGGCATTTTTTATGCCGCTTTATCTGCTGCCGATGATCTCTTCCGTATTTGATTTGATCGGTAAGAGCGATGAGGATGTGGAGAACCGTGTTGAACTGGTCGTTGTGAGGGAGCTGAGTATGATGGTCGGAAGGCTGCTCGGCACGCTGCTGTTTATTCTGTGCTTAGGCTTCCGTCCTCAAATGCAGGCGCTCACTTGGTTGATGTTCCTTGTAGGGGCATCACCGCTGCTTAGTTGGCTGTTTTTACGCAAGCTGCTTCGAAAGTTCAAGAGCCCCGCTATGCCCCAGAGAACTTCATAA
- a CDS encoding DUF350 domain-containing protein encodes MIIGMFSVAILELIVFLFFFELLTSYRCWEEIKKGNIAAALATGGKIFGICNIMRSAAAGATIYEFMIISAIGVGLLFGAYLLFEFLTPVFRIDREIGMGNRAVGIISLAVSVSVSFVIAACIALF; translated from the coding sequence ATGATCATCGGCATGTTCTCGGTTGCGATTTTGGAGTTAATTGTCTTTCTCTTCTTTTTTGAACTGCTTACATCTTATCGCTGCTGGGAAGAGATCAAGAAAGGTAATATTGCGGCAGCCTTAGCCACAGGCGGCAAAATTTTTGGAATATGCAATATTATGCGCTCAGCTGCAGCAGGTGCAACGATCTATGAATTTATGATCATTTCTGCGATTGGTGTGGGCCTGTTGTTCGGTGCATATCTGTTGTTTGAATTTTTGACTCCGGTCTTCCGGATTGATCGGGAGATTGGCATGGGCAATCGGGCGGTAGGCATTATCTCACTGGCAGTTTCTGTATCCGTGTCATTCGTGATTGCCGCCTGTATTGCCTTATTCTAA
- a CDS encoding cell division protein ZapA: protein MAKSERVSVNVEIYGTSYKIVGSSAEYMKQVANHVDERMRAISKVYTHLDIPRLAVLAAVHMAEEAIRGEQLSQQLTEANRELDELSRKVSSLQDSAVKQQEKHSALYEEHSQLKNAKAELEQQHAKLQSMVTEKESAQRKQAGRIQELEKQLSELRSSNSQLQSKLRGAEQEAKKEKEALIALNAKVNEALKREESLQAEAKRYKDEAGRLEQQYKAATESLAASDRENKRRQQHLDEAKKLEEKLRGEVASALQSQQSWRKQAEQLKADYERLELELLQASEYNGTLEEGLKSAQEETMAMKENAERSEADLARAKADLLSVRGSYESLSIKLSESQQREQAASGEISALREQLGRLELQLVKVQEELEQANVLLQEQDQELKAEQDRASQWRDRCEAAEEQETALRAAEAELQRQLEQWQQECAAGQDQAAALTQEKEEAEAERQRLADQLQEIGGQFEIISHEYRLLIAEREVERERVQKTEEQYERLKEDYAKLQTEFNEWIELIEQDQT, encoded by the coding sequence TTGGCTAAATCCGAACGAGTTAGTGTAAACGTAGAAATTTACGGAACATCCTACAAAATTGTCGGCAGCAGCGCCGAATACATGAAGCAAGTAGCCAATCATGTGGATGAACGCATGCGTGCCATTTCCAAAGTATACACCCATCTAGACATTCCCCGGCTTGCCGTACTGGCTGCCGTTCATATGGCTGAAGAAGCTATCAGAGGCGAGCAGTTATCGCAGCAGTTAACTGAAGCTAACCGCGAGCTGGATGAGTTAAGTCGGAAGGTTTCCTCATTACAGGATTCGGCTGTAAAGCAGCAGGAGAAGCACAGCGCCTTATATGAGGAGCATTCTCAGCTTAAGAATGCAAAGGCGGAGCTGGAACAGCAGCATGCCAAGCTTCAGAGTATGGTTACTGAGAAAGAATCAGCGCAGCGAAAGCAAGCCGGCCGCATCCAAGAGCTGGAGAAGCAGCTGTCCGAGTTAAGAAGCAGCAATAGTCAGCTTCAGTCCAAGCTTCGCGGTGCAGAGCAGGAAGCGAAGAAGGAGAAGGAAGCTTTGATAGCGCTGAATGCAAAGGTCAATGAAGCACTGAAGCGAGAAGAGTCGCTGCAGGCTGAAGCGAAGCGTTACAAGGACGAAGCCGGGCGGCTCGAGCAGCAATATAAGGCTGCTACGGAAAGCTTGGCGGCTTCTGACCGGGAGAACAAGCGGAGACAGCAGCACCTGGACGAGGCCAAGAAGCTCGAAGAGAAGCTGCGCGGTGAGGTTGCTTCAGCTCTCCAGTCTCAGCAATCCTGGCGCAAGCAGGCCGAGCAGTTGAAGGCAGACTATGAACGCCTGGAGCTTGAGCTGTTGCAGGCCTCCGAGTATAATGGCACTCTTGAGGAAGGACTAAAGAGTGCTCAGGAAGAGACGATGGCGATGAAGGAGAATGCAGAGCGCAGTGAGGCCGATCTGGCACGGGCTAAGGCAGATTTACTGTCCGTCCGTGGAAGCTATGAATCACTCTCCATTAAGCTAAGCGAATCGCAGCAGCGCGAGCAAGCGGCATCCGGCGAGATCTCTGCACTGCGCGAACAGCTGGGCCGTCTTGAACTGCAGCTGGTTAAGGTGCAGGAGGAACTGGAGCAGGCGAATGTCTTGCTTCAGGAGCAAGATCAGGAGCTGAAGGCTGAGCAAGACCGGGCAAGCCAGTGGCGTGACCGCTGTGAAGCCGCGGAAGAGCAGGAGACAGCACTGCGCGCTGCCGAGGCGGAACTCCAGCGGCAATTGGAACAATGGCAGCAGGAATGTGCCGCGGGTCAGGATCAAGCTGCTGCGCTTACGCAAGAGAAGGAAGAAGCCGAAGCGGAGCGGCAGCGGCTTGCAGACCAGCTGCAAGAGATCGGTGGCCAATTTGAGATCATCTCTCATGAATATCGCTTATTGATCGCTGAGCGAGAAGTGGAGCGCGAGCGTGTACAGAAGACTGAAGAGCAGTACGAACGTCTGAAAGAGGATTATGCGAAGCTCCAGACGGAATTTAATGAGTGGATTGAATTGATTGAACAGGATCAGACATAA
- a CDS encoding NAD(P)/FAD-dependent oxidoreductase — MDLHQGTYYWQHTLPSTPQYPSLASPLECDILIVGGGMSGAICAYLLTLQGIKPAILEKGSVGGGSSMVNTGLIQYSSDKTLTSMIHTFGESSAVEVYRASIEAVARLREISASLKPHLEQEPDFIPRSSLYFASTAEDLQMLREEFMTLQRHGFPAEWLSQTDIASKFPFTKPGAIYTSGDAELNPFRFTHALLQESVKRGARVYEHTPVTGMRFMDDGVLCQSGQLGIRARKVIMATGYETQQFKKDRGVYLTQSYAIATEPVKFLESWHERCLIWETRRPYLYLRTTPDNRVLVGGFDEPLRGNGLSPQRHLHQSKKLLQELNELFPGAGQVQADYAWGAVFGQTHDGLPLFGAHPKFSHVFFIEGYGGSGVVYSMIAAERITQDILGYPHPHLELFSLQRSSKPSP; from the coding sequence ATGGATCTTCACCAAGGCACTTATTATTGGCAGCATACACTGCCCAGCACGCCCCAATATCCCTCTTTGGCAAGCCCGCTTGAATGTGACATCTTGATTGTTGGAGGCGGAATGAGCGGAGCTATTTGTGCTTATTTGCTAACATTACAAGGAATAAAGCCAGCAATATTGGAGAAAGGAAGCGTTGGCGGGGGAAGCTCCATGGTAAACACCGGGCTTATCCAGTATTCCAGCGATAAGACCTTAACCTCCATGATTCATACCTTCGGAGAATCCTCCGCAGTGGAAGTTTATCGTGCCAGCATAGAAGCGGTCGCTCGGCTGCGTGAAATCTCTGCAAGCCTTAAGCCCCATCTTGAGCAGGAGCCTGATTTCATCCCCCGCAGCAGCCTATATTTTGCAAGCACGGCAGAGGACTTACAGATGCTTCGGGAAGAATTCATGACGCTGCAGCGCCACGGCTTCCCTGCTGAGTGGCTGAGCCAGACGGATATCGCTAGCAAATTTCCCTTTACCAAGCCCGGGGCAATTTACACTTCAGGCGATGCGGAGCTGAATCCGTTCCGCTTTACCCATGCCCTCCTGCAGGAATCGGTGAAGCGCGGAGCAAGAGTTTATGAGCACACGCCGGTTACCGGAATGCGGTTTATGGATGATGGTGTACTGTGCCAGAGCGGTCAGCTTGGAATTCGAGCACGAAAGGTCATCATGGCCACAGGCTATGAGACTCAACAATTCAAAAAAGATCGCGGGGTCTATCTTACCCAGTCCTACGCCATTGCAACAGAACCGGTGAAGTTTCTCGAGAGCTGGCATGAGCGCTGCCTAATTTGGGAAACCCGAAGACCTTATTTGTATCTGCGCACCACTCCTGATAACCGGGTCCTTGTCGGCGGATTTGACGAGCCTCTGCGTGGGAATGGGTTGTCCCCTCAGAGGCATCTGCATCAGAGCAAGAAGCTGCTTCAGGAGCTTAACGAGCTGTTTCCCGGAGCTGGGCAGGTACAGGCAGATTATGCTTGGGGAGCTGTGTTCGGACAGACCCATGACGGATTGCCTCTATTCGGAGCGCATCCCAAGTTTTCTCATGTGTTTTTTATCGAGGGCTACGGAGGAAGTGGGGTTGTATATAGTATGATTGCAGCAGAACGCATTACACAAGATATCTTGGGATACCCACACCCTCATCTGGAACTGTTCTCCCTGCAGCGTTCCTCCAAGCCATCCCCATAA
- a CDS encoding phage holin family protein has protein sequence MQFLGHVIRFIVSALVLLLVGWLVPQFTVGNFGSALLLALVIALLGWGIEAVFGKKVSPFGRGIVGFLVSALVIWLAQFVISGVSVTMIGALLAALVIGIIDLFIPVATPFDAASSKK, from the coding sequence ATGCAGTTTCTTGGACACGTTATCCGGTTTATCGTATCCGCCTTAGTTCTACTGCTGGTAGGCTGGCTTGTTCCTCAATTCACCGTGGGCAACTTCGGCAGCGCCCTTCTGCTTGCACTGGTCATTGCCCTGCTCGGATGGGGGATTGAAGCCGTATTTGGCAAAAAAGTCTCCCCGTTTGGACGAGGCATTGTAGGCTTTCTGGTCAGTGCTCTTGTGATCTGGCTGGCCCAATTCGTCATTAGCGGCGTATCCGTAACTATGATTGGCGCGCTGCTCGCCGCGCTCGTCATTGGGATTATCGACCTCTTCATTCCGGTCGCAACTCCATTTGACGCAGCAAGCAGCAAAAAGTAG
- a CDS encoding spore coat protein, with protein MNSPSGSLLPEKDLLNTILADLRRTVREYSTAVTESACPAVRQMFTELTDSSLRLQGDLYQLMASHQMYNAPVKAPRDEVSKRAQSARKTQEDAYRFVQQRLGTTNPYMGAAVHQQSVQHAPHQGSFYS; from the coding sequence TTGAATAGCCCATCTGGATCATTATTGCCCGAGAAGGACTTGTTAAACACCATTCTTGCTGATCTTCGGCGAACCGTTCGGGAATACTCGACGGCTGTAACAGAATCGGCTTGTCCTGCGGTAAGACAGATGTTCACTGAATTAACCGATAGTTCGCTTCGCTTGCAGGGTGATCTCTATCAGCTGATGGCGAGCCATCAAATGTATAATGCTCCTGTAAAGGCTCCTCGCGATGAAGTGAGCAAGAGAGCACAGTCTGCAAGAAAAACTCAAGAAGATGCATATCGATTTGTACAACAGCGATTAGGTACGACGAACCCGTATATGGGGGCGGCGGTTCATCAGCAGTCAGTTCAGCATGCGCCTCATCAGGGCTCATTTTATAGCTAA
- a CDS encoding GGDEF domain-containing protein, whose protein sequence is MSWLKYSDYWKTNGTLVLLADGAILVLLAGTELWLKRSHRLLKRGVLFTGMLFTYFMYYMFSPIVHGAEIILVIPMLLSLVYLDRKLLLTFGLADMMIYIFSEFVNESIWPGSLSIADILLVLAVFVTAMLLAQAALIRSQEMRKAVESLVKSEQKLIVEKTIADKLLKIDALTGLYNHKTFHEYMENLIQHSEANGVSIQLGILDIDNFKTINDNYGHWVGDIVLKEVANQLTEIMHTDDFAARYGGEEFAVIFTEKTPEEAYNYAEKIRESIERLELPHLDRPVTVSVGLCEYHLGDGKEALFRNADSALYKAKRSGKNRTVVYSGKPEPVCLS, encoded by the coding sequence TTGTCATGGCTTAAGTATAGCGACTATTGGAAAACGAACGGAACTTTGGTGCTGCTGGCAGACGGTGCAATTTTGGTTCTGCTCGCTGGAACCGAACTATGGTTAAAGCGAAGCCATCGTCTTTTGAAGCGCGGCGTGTTATTTACCGGGATGCTGTTTACTTATTTCATGTATTACATGTTTAGCCCCATTGTCCATGGGGCTGAGATTATTTTAGTCATTCCGATGCTGCTTTCTTTGGTTTACTTGGACCGGAAGCTCTTGCTAACCTTCGGATTAGCGGATATGATGATTTACATTTTCTCGGAGTTCGTCAATGAATCCATATGGCCAGGCTCCTTAAGTATAGCTGATATCCTGCTGGTTCTGGCTGTTTTTGTTACTGCCATGCTGCTGGCTCAGGCTGCACTAATCCGTTCCCAGGAGATGCGCAAAGCAGTGGAGAGCCTTGTTAAGTCTGAGCAGAAATTAATCGTGGAGAAGACAATTGCGGATAAGCTGCTGAAGATAGATGCACTGACAGGGCTTTATAATCATAAGACTTTTCATGAATATATGGAGAATCTGATACAGCACAGCGAGGCAAACGGAGTATCTATTCAGCTGGGCATTTTGGATATAGATAACTTTAAGACCATTAATGATAATTACGGCCATTGGGTAGGCGATATCGTCTTGAAAGAGGTAGCTAACCAGCTCACTGAAATTATGCATACAGATGATTTTGCAGCAAGATATGGGGGCGAGGAGTTTGCGGTGATTTTTACAGAGAAAACTCCGGAAGAAGCCTATAACTATGCTGAGAAGATCAGGGAAAGCATTGAACGGCTGGAGCTTCCCCATCTTGACCGGCCAGTTACGGTGAGCGTCGGCTTGTGTGAATATCACTTGGGAGATGGTAAAGAGGCATTGTTCAGAAATGCGGATTCTGCGCTGTATAAGGCTAAGAGGTCTGGTAAAAACAGGACAGTTGTCTACTCCGGGAAGCCGGAGCCTGTCTGTCTATCTTAG
- a CDS encoding aminotransferase class I/II-fold pyridoxal phosphate-dependent enzyme — MKSNADTELPQEIKTSMRSYLAPRVQEIQPSGIRKFFDLVSGNKDIITLGVGEPDFVTPWHVRESCVYSLERGFTRYTSNAGTPELREAIAQYLYNAFQVAYEPKDEIIVTVGGSEAIDLALRALIEPGDEILVPEPCYISYSPITMIGGGIPVGIETFAKDNFKLKADQLEAKITPKSKVLVLSYPSNPTGGIMTYEDWLPIAEVVKKHDLIVISDEIYAELTYGQTHVSFASLPGMKDRTILVSGFSKAFAMTGWRMGYACGHPDLISAMLKIHQYTVMCAPAMGQVAALEALTNGLEEKDRMVDSYNQRRRLVVQGLRDIGLDCHEPQGAFYAFPSIQSTGLTSEEFAQRLLMEGKVAAVPGDVFGLGGEGYLRCSYATSVAQLNEAIHRIGEFVHRLKQG, encoded by the coding sequence ATGAAGTCAAATGCTGATACTGAACTGCCCCAAGAAATCAAGACATCAATGCGTTCTTATCTGGCGCCTAGAGTGCAAGAGATTCAGCCCTCGGGAATCCGCAAGTTTTTTGACCTGGTGAGCGGAAATAAAGATATTATTACACTGGGTGTGGGCGAACCGGATTTCGTGACGCCATGGCATGTGAGAGAATCCTGTGTATATTCCCTGGAGCGGGGCTTCACCCGCTACACCTCTAATGCAGGTACCCCTGAGCTTAGAGAGGCTATTGCACAGTATTTGTACAACGCCTTTCAGGTTGCTTATGAACCTAAGGATGAGATTATCGTGACCGTAGGAGGCAGCGAGGCGATTGATCTAGCTCTGCGGGCTCTGATCGAGCCGGGAGATGAAATTCTTGTGCCAGAGCCGTGTTACATCTCCTATTCGCCAATTACGATGATCGGCGGAGGGATTCCCGTTGGAATCGAAACCTTTGCGAAGGATAATTTCAAGCTTAAGGCGGATCAGCTTGAGGCCAAAATTACGCCTAAATCCAAGGTGCTTGTTCTTAGCTATCCGAGCAATCCTACCGGTGGGATTATGACCTATGAGGACTGGCTCCCTATTGCCGAAGTCGTTAAGAAGCATGATTTAATAGTGATCTCGGATGAAATTTACGCCGAACTTACTTATGGTCAGACCCATGTGAGCTTCGCATCCCTCCCGGGAATGAAGGATCGTACCATTCTGGTGAGCGGATTCTCCAAAGCTTTTGCGATGACCGGCTGGAGAATGGGCTACGCCTGCGGTCATCCGGATCTGATATCGGCGATGCTTAAGATTCATCAATATACCGTAATGTGTGCGCCAGCTATGGGGCAGGTTGCTGCTCTGGAGGCTCTAACCAACGGCCTGGAGGAAAAGGACCGGATGGTGGATTCCTACAACCAGCGCCGCCGTCTGGTGGTACAGGGGCTTAGAGATATTGGACTTGATTGCCATGAGCCGCAGGGCGCGTTCTATGCCTTCCCAAGTATTCAATCCACTGGGTTGACTTCTGAGGAATTTGCTCAGAGACTGCTGATGGAAGGGAAAGTTGCGGCGGTTCCCGGAGATGTGTTCGGACTCGGAGGTGAGGGATATCTACGATGCTCCTATGCAACATCGGTAGCACAGCTTAACGAGGCAATTCATCGGATTGGCGAGTTTGTCCATCGTCTGAAGCAAGGCTGA